The DNA sequence AGCCTAGAGGGAACATTTGTCCTGAGTGCTACACTGATGTGatttgacacttttttttttttttttttacattagcCTAATCAGAttgcaggatttaaaaaaaatctctgttaCACTAAAAACTACCAAATCAGTTTTGTTTCCCAGCCCACTTGACTCATTGCTCAATAAGGTAGCATTCAGGGCAAATGATCCTGGTTGAGCGTGTTTTTCTCAGCAACACATTCAGaggatgaaagcaaaaagtGGGCTTTACCGAGGCTTCGCTCACCTGCGAGCCTGAGCGCACTCATGCGTTGGAACTCAGGCTCCTGCAGCCATTTCCACATGCGGCGGAAGGTCTCTCTACCGGACTTGAGCTTGGACCAGGGTTTGGGGTTTCTCAGCAGGTCGGACAGGGTCCCCTGGGACCTGCACAGGACCCGCTGGGCAAAGATGGCCTGAGGGATGCTGTAGCGCTTCAGCTCCGTGGTGATTCTTTGCGCCACCTCTTTGGTATTAACCTCCTCCATCTGGCCCCCAGAAACACCACCCCCTCCACCGCCGCCCCCTTGCTGCCCGGGCCCGGAGGCCTGCTCCCGGTTGTTCCCCAGCCCCTGGCCGTGCCCCTGCGAGCTAAGGTGGGCGTGCGGGTGGTGATGGAGGCCGTTGATTTGTACCATGCCCGCTGAGGAGCTCATGTGCTGCTCCGTGTGTCTGCCGAGCATGGCCGGGTGGTGAGCCTCAAACCCGCTGGGGGTGAGCATCTTCTCACCAGGCATGGCGGCACCAGGATGAGCGTAGGGAGGGATGCCGGCCTGGGTCGTGTGTATGCTGGCCAGACCGGAACCAGACAACGGGGAGAGGCTTTGGCCCATGCAGGGATCCTTGTGATGATATGCGGGATACAGACTGTTCATAGGCGCTAGACTCCGGTCCTCTCGCATCAACGTGAAACTGCCGGTGACATTTCCAGGGAtcctctggtggggatgagggTGAGGATGATgggga is a window from the Micropterus dolomieu isolate WLL.071019.BEF.003 ecotype Adirondacks linkage group LG20, ASM2129224v1, whole genome shotgun sequence genome containing:
- the onecut1 gene encoding hepatocyte nuclear factor 6 isoform X2; amino-acid sequence: MNAQLSMENIGDLHGVSHESVAGHGELLSGHSPHSRPSPRGLSHRAMGMATLLESGDYHPSHPGHLHPAISMCEAPPGMSASSTYTTLTPLQPLPPISTVSDKFPPHHHHHHHHHHHPHHPHPHPHQRIPGNVTGSFTLMREDRSLAPMNSLYPAYHHKDPCMGQSLSPLSGSGLASIHTTQAGIPPYAHPGAAMPGEKMLTPSGFEAHHPAMLGRHTEQHMSSSAGMVQINGLHHHPHAHLSSQGHGQGLGNNREQASGPGQQGGGGGGGGVSGGQMEEVNTKEVAQRITTELKRYSIPQAIFAQRVLCRSQGTLSDLLRNPKPWSKLKSGRETFRRMWKWLQEPEFQRMSALRLAACKRKEQDHGRSERGNMTKKPRLVFTDVQRRTLHAIFKENKRPSKELQITIAQQLGLELATVSNFFMNARRRSLDKWVDDGSGHSVNSGPNACTKA
- the onecut1 gene encoding hepatocyte nuclear factor 6 isoform X1; amino-acid sequence: MNAQLSMENIGDLHGVSHESVAGHGELLSGHSPHSRPSPRGLSHRAMGMATLLESGDYHPSHPGHLHPAISMCEAPPGMSASSTYTTLTPLQPLPPISTVSDKFPPHHHHHHHHHHHPHHPHPHPHQRIPGNVTGSFTLMREDRSLAPMNSLYPAYHHKDPCMGQSLSPLSGSGLASIHTTQAGIPPYAHPGAAMPGEKMLTPSGFEAHHPAMLGRHTEQHMSSSAGMVQINGLHHHPHAHLSSQGHGQGLGNNREQASGPGQQGGGGGGGGVSGGQMEEVNTKEVAQRITTELKRYSIPQAIFAQRVLCRSQGTLSDLLRNPKPWSKLKSGRETFRRMWKWLQEPEFQRMSALRLAGERSLACKRKEQDHGRSERGNMTKKPRLVFTDVQRRTLHAIFKENKRPSKELQITIAQQLGLELATVSNFFMNARRRSLDKWVDDGSGHSVNSGPNACTKA